The segment TGAAGTTACTAGATAAGAATATGTAATCCCCTATTTTTGCTGCATAATTGTTTGGAATATAAGCCGCCAAAACAACAGAACCGGGTGCCATTATATCTGGTTTTAAGATGCCAGGATAGCTTGGTGATGGACCTCTCGAAGTGTAAGAGGCTACGGCTGGTGCAGGCTTCGTCCCTAAAATGGTCTCTTGAAACTTGATGCTAGCTGTAGCATCCTTATTACTTGCGACATATTTGATAAGAGCATGTGAATCCTCAGTGCTTATTACAACCCCAGGGCAAGGCATATCGAATAATTCAGGTTCGTCTGAAATAAATATTGCTGCTTGCACCCTTGACACGGCGATTTCCCTTACTTGGGTGTATAAAGAACCGATATTGTCACATATGATGATCCCACGGGGGATGTTGGATAACAATACGCTTGAATCGCAAGCTGAGAAGGTTTTATTGAAAATCAAAGCAAAGTCTCGAACTAAAGCACTAGCTGGAAACAAGGTCCGTCCTGTGATGGTTTCCCCATCTCCTAGAGACACAATTCCGGTAAAAGAACGATCTATTGTGCCAGCTGCAACTGTCATGACCCATGGAATTCCATTGTGCAAGCTCCCTAAAGCTGGCCCCCAATTTCCTGCCGATGATGAGACTATCACACCCTTCTCCATGGCAGCAAATGAGGCAATAGCAATAGGATCCTCATACAATGGCACTCCGTCGAACCCCATAGATATTGATATCACATCAACGCCATCATCAATAGCCTCGTCCATACCAGCTAGAACATCAGATGAGTAGCGTCCCTCGTCCCACAGGACCTTGTACATAGCCACCTTGGAGCGCGGGGCAATACCTCTTGCCGTGCCTTTAGCGTAACCAAAAAATGACACTCCATCGACATAGTTCCCGCCTGCAGTGGAGGAAGTATGCGTTCCATGACCAGCAGTGTCTCTAGCAGAATTCATGCTTATGTTAATTCCAGGATTTGCTGCAATCACACCCTTGTTGAAGTACTTAGCTCCAATTAACTTGGAGTTACACATGGAGGAATTGAATTCCTGCCCTTCCTCGCATTTGCCTTTCCACTTGGATGGAACTGGGCTCATGCCATCATCTTTGTAGCTCTCACTCTCCGGCCAAACGCCAGTGTCAATAACGCCAATGATGGTACCTTCACCGTAGTTTGAAGCAGGCCATAGCCCGGAGTAAGTGTTGAGGGACAAGAATTCAGGTGTATGAGTTGTGTCGACAGTGACTGTCCTGTCAAGATAAGCCGAGACAAATCCTGGAGACTTTTTCAGTGTTTCTAGTTCATTACCCGATAGAACAGCACTAAAACCATGAGCTCCACTATCATAAGAGTAGATGAGAgagggtgaggattgaggaatgtTTGTTGATTTTAGAGAATCAATAATGGAGGAGTACCAGCTATGATGACTTGCAAAGACTTTGGGCATGAAGGACTTGTCCATGTGGACAATATATGTATTTACTGATGCTGCATGAATACGCAGAGTGAACAAAAGAGATGTCAAAAACAGGGAATGCAGATAGTTCAGATGACCCATTTTTGATCTGACAACCTAAAAGTATGCTCTGCCTTATTTATATATCGAAGTGAATATCTGACCCAGATGAAACCCACCCAGTCCTAAAACTGACGAacaaacacaaaaataaaagtgTAGACAGACAAGGCTCAGTACATTGTTTGCTtcactttattttttctttttcccacGAATTCTAAAAAGATTAAACTTAATAATTAGGTTTTGatataattatatccattttTATCTTTGCACTTTGAACTTTGAAAATTGTAGAAgtgttttaataatttaaattggtGGTTCAAGAAATTAAACCACTAATTCTTGATTCAACCCTTTAACAATTGgaccaataataattaaaaattcataaaaagcaTTAAGATATAaagtataaaaaattattaaactgattcaacttgtttaattgtaaaattttgactcattttttaatatttaccaATTTCAAACAGTTTCTGAGTCAATCGGTTCAATCTTTTTATCCGGACTAATATATCGATTAGTTCTTAGTCCATCCAACCTAGTTCTGTTCCGGTAACACTAGTCGTATCATCAAATCTTGACATAATTCAAATTTAGGTATAAAAATGGATTTAGTTACCAAGTTCAAtgaccaaaataaaacaaaaaatatatatatataaatactaaaatagACCTAATTACTGagccaaaaattatattatattaacccTTCACAAAATTACATTCCATTTATTATTTTACAAGAAATGAAATTCAATAAGAAAAATACTTGGCCATCATAATTTAAAAGTCTTTGGAAGCCATTGATCCCTACCTACGGATCTACCTCCCCAAAGATAGCATTCTATTTTTTCACAAGCAAATTATGAGTGAACtgtttgaattggcataaaaAAAACCCATCAATATGAAATATTATAGCCAAGAAGCTTACGACGTTTTCGTTTAGTGGATTGAATATGaaggtattattttatcatatcTTGTTGTTCATTGGGATAAATGAATATCCAAATTGCATTTTATCATTGAGAGACATAGGAATTGGAACACAAAATTAAGACACTAATAACAATAACCAGCAAGAACTGAGAAAATGACACAAAAGCCAAACAAAAAACTCTACCGGCCTCGTACAAGGTGGAAGTTAACATTCATGAGGAAAACTTAGGAGAAATCGACATAAAAGAAATCGAACATGGAGCCAAAACCAACAAAAAACTGGGATAATGACAGGAGATCCAAACAAAAATTCTACCGGCCTCGTAAGCTAACATTCATGAGCACAACATAAAAGAAATCGAACCCAAAACCAAGTCGGATTTAATGTTATGAAGTTCATGTCGTCTTTTGTTTCATTTatgactctctctctctctctcacacacacacatatatgtatGTGGGAATGATAAACGATCATCAAGCTAAATCTTCCTAGTCTAGCTATTAGTCCAGCAAGACTCGAAAGATGAGTGTCTGCAATTACTACATCTCCATTTTATCTTTTCTACTGGCTTTGTTGTTTGGAATCAACAATGTATTGTCGAAACCTGAAGAATACAAGACATACATTGTCCATTTGGACCATTCACTTAAACCTTCATCTTTCTTGACCCATGAAACTTGGCACCAAACCATCTTGAAATCGTTGTCAAAACCGGTTCACGGCAAAGAGATGTTGCTTTACTCTTATAACCATGTCATGAACGGGTTCAGTGCTAGGCTGACACCATCTCAAGTGTCAAAACTCAAGA is part of the Gossypium arboreum isolate Shixiya-1 chromosome 5, ASM2569848v2, whole genome shotgun sequence genome and harbors:
- the LOC108450956 gene encoding subtilisin-like protease SBT3; translated protein: MGHLNYLHSLFLTSLLFTLRIHAASVNTYIVHMDKSFMPKVFASHHSWYSSIIDSLKSTNIPQSSPSLIYSYDSGAHGFSAVLSGNELETLKKSPGFVSAYLDRTVTVDTTHTPEFLSLNTYSGLWPASNYGEGTIIGVIDTGVWPESESYKDDGMSPVPSKWKGKCEEGQEFNSSMCNSKLIGAKYFNKGVIAANPGINISMNSARDTAGHGTHTSSTAGGNYVDGVSFFGYAKGTARGIAPRSKVAMYKVLWDEGRYSSDVLAGMDEAIDDGVDVISISMGFDGVPLYEDPIAIASFAAMEKGVIVSSSAGNWGPALGSLHNGIPWVMTVAAGTIDRSFTGIVSLGDGETITGRTLFPASALVRDFALIFNKTFSACDSSVLLSNIPRGIIICDNIGSLYTQVREIAVSRVQAAIFISDEPELFDMPCPGVVISTEDSHALIKYVASNKDATASIKFQETILGTKPAPAVASYTSRGPSPSYPGILKPDIMAPGSVVLAAYIPNNYAAKIGDYIFLSSNFTMLSGTSMACPHASGVAALLKGAHPEWSAAAIRSALVTTANPLDNTMKPIRDNGDVNLTFASPLAMGAGQIDPNQALDPGLIYDATPQDYVNLMCTMNFTQKQIMTITRSKSYDCSNPSSDLNYPSFIALYDPNVPKTSVKIFNRTVTNVGEGSATYKVEIVQPEDSIIAVSPETLVFGKTYEKQSFRVSIKYRSNKTGKVSFGELVWIEANGKHKVRSPVVVSPVVSSGELGFLGA